Proteins encoded in a region of the Pseudomonas sp. PDNC002 genome:
- a CDS encoding phosphotransferase family protein, with protein sequence MSLTDQTIRSREGEELDAAVIDGYLKDHIPGLQGQPRISQFPGGASNLTYLIQYDNQELVLRRPPFGKKAKSAHDMGREYRILNQLKDGFPYCPKAYAYCTDESVIGAEFYVMERVNGIILRSDLPKELNLDAEKTTALCKSFIDKFVDLHNVDYNACGLGDLGKPEGYVQRQIGGWIDRYEKSLTPDAPAWEQVKVWLREKMPADHHKPGIVHNDYRFDNVILDPNNPMQIIGVLDWEMTTIGDPLMDLGNTLAYWIEAGDPQPMQMLRRQPSHEPGMLTRQQFADYYAERAGIQIDNLDYYYTYGLFRLAGIMQQIYYRFFHGQTQDKRFATFIHANKLLEQVSLQVIGKSRL encoded by the coding sequence ATGTCGTTGACCGACCAGACCATCCGCTCCCGCGAAGGCGAAGAACTCGATGCCGCCGTGATCGACGGCTACCTCAAGGACCACATTCCCGGCCTGCAGGGCCAGCCGCGCATCAGCCAGTTCCCCGGCGGCGCGTCGAACCTGACCTACCTGATCCAGTACGACAACCAGGAACTGGTCCTGCGCCGCCCGCCGTTCGGCAAGAAGGCCAAGTCGGCCCACGACATGGGCCGCGAGTACCGCATCCTGAACCAGCTCAAGGACGGCTTCCCCTACTGCCCCAAGGCGTACGCCTACTGCACCGATGAATCGGTGATCGGCGCTGAGTTCTACGTCATGGAGCGGGTCAACGGCATCATCCTGCGCAGCGACCTGCCCAAGGAGCTGAACCTCGATGCCGAGAAGACCACCGCCCTTTGCAAGAGCTTCATCGACAAGTTCGTCGACCTGCACAACGTCGACTACAACGCCTGCGGCCTGGGTGACCTGGGCAAGCCCGAGGGCTACGTGCAGCGCCAGATCGGCGGCTGGATCGATCGCTACGAGAAGTCCCTGACCCCCGACGCGCCGGCCTGGGAACAGGTGAAGGTATGGCTGCGCGAGAAGATGCCGGCCGACCACCACAAGCCGGGCATCGTGCACAACGACTATCGCTTCGACAACGTCATCCTCGACCCGAACAACCCGATGCAGATCATCGGCGTGCTCGACTGGGAGATGACCACCATCGGTGATCCGCTGATGGACCTGGGCAACACCCTCGCCTACTGGATCGAAGCGGGCGACCCGCAGCCGATGCAGATGCTGCGCCGCCAGCCCAGCCACGAGCCGGGCATGCTGACCCGCCAGCAGTTCGCCGACTACTACGCCGAGCGCGCCGGCATCCAGATCGACAACCTCGATTACTACTACACCTACGGCCTGTTCCGCCTGGCCGGCATCATGCAGCAGATCTACTACCGCTTCTTCCACGGCCAGACCCAGGACAAGCGCTTCGCCACCTTTATCCACGCCAACAAGCTGCTGGAACAGGTGAGCCTGCAGGTCATCGGCAAGTCCCGCCTGTAA
- a CDS encoding SCP2 sterol-binding domain-containing protein, with amino-acid sequence MSVADIVSTMKSKFNASAAAGLDLVFQFNIEDGDNHYLVVKDGTCEVVQGDAESPNVTLIMDSETLKGITSGETDGMQAFMAGKLRAEGDMMLAMKLGELFPV; translated from the coding sequence ATGAGTGTTGCTGACATCGTTTCCACCATGAAGAGCAAGTTCAACGCCAGCGCGGCCGCCGGCCTGGATCTGGTGTTCCAGTTCAACATCGAAGACGGCGACAACCACTACCTGGTCGTCAAGGACGGCACCTGCGAAGTCGTACAGGGCGACGCCGAGTCCCCCAACGTCACCCTGATCATGGACAGCGAGACCCTCAAGGGCATCACCAGCGGCGAAACCGACGGCATGCAAGCCTTCATGGCTGGCAAGCTGCGCGCCGAAGGCGACATGATGCTGGCGATGAAGCTGGGCGAACTGTTCCCGGTCTGA
- a CDS encoding histidine phosphatase family protein has protein sequence MGSIYLIRHGQASFGADDYDVLSDTGVRQAQILGEHLASLGLRFDRCVAGDLRRQRHTAEAVMGRLNEAGIDTPTLEIDSAFNEFEADAVIRAHLPDLLEIEPQALHIMRNAADHRAEFQRLFSTVIARWVSGDHDKDGLVSWAEFLDTVHGGMKRLLESASGKDNIGVFTSGGTITAVLQQVTGIPALNAFELNWQIVNTSLNRLKFRGSEVALASFNSHVHLELLKAPELITYR, from the coding sequence GTGGGAAGCATCTACCTGATTCGACATGGCCAGGCTTCGTTCGGTGCCGACGATTACGATGTGCTCTCGGACACCGGCGTGCGCCAGGCACAAATCCTTGGCGAGCACCTGGCCAGCCTGGGCCTGCGCTTCGATCGCTGCGTCGCCGGCGACCTGCGCCGCCAGCGTCATACCGCCGAAGCGGTGATGGGCCGGCTGAACGAAGCGGGGATCGACACGCCAACCCTGGAAATCGATTCCGCCTTCAACGAATTCGAAGCCGACGCAGTGATCCGCGCGCACCTGCCGGACCTGCTGGAAATCGAGCCGCAAGCCCTGCACATCATGCGCAACGCCGCCGACCACCGCGCCGAATTCCAGCGCCTGTTCTCCACCGTGATCGCCCGCTGGGTTTCCGGCGACCACGACAAGGATGGGCTGGTCAGCTGGGCCGAATTCCTCGACACCGTGCACGGCGGCATGAAGCGCCTGCTGGAGTCGGCCAGCGGCAAGGACAACATCGGCGTATTCACCTCCGGCGGCACCATCACCGCGGTACTCCAGCAGGTGACCGGCATTCCGGCGCTGAACGCCTTCGAGCTCAACTGGCAGATCGTCAACACCTCGCTCAACCGCCTGAAGTTCCGCGGCAGCGAAGTGGCCCTGGCTTCCTTCAACAGTCACGTGCATCTGGAACTGTTGAAGGCGCCGGAACTCATCACCTATCGTTGA
- the sohB gene encoding protease SohB, giving the protein MEFLADYAGFLAKTFTVVVAIVIVLVVIAALRGRGRRGGSGHLEVHKLNDFYKELRERLQHSVLEKAKLKALRKSEAKSLKDAKKKKGGEKSRVYVLDFDGDIKASATEHLRHEVTALLTLATSRDEVVLRLESGGGMVHGYGLAASQLARIRQAGVPLTVCVDKVAASGGYMMACIGERILSAPFAILGSIGVVAQLPNVNRLLKKHDIDFEVLTAGEYKRTLTVFGENTDKGREKFQEDLETTHELFKRFVVHYRPQLAIDEIATGEVWLGQAALGKKLVDELKTSDEYLAERAREADVYQLSYVQKKSIQERFGVGVSGVIDRVLVTWWDRLGRSRFWQ; this is encoded by the coding sequence GTGGAGTTTCTAGCGGATTACGCAGGTTTCCTGGCCAAGACCTTCACCGTGGTGGTGGCCATCGTCATCGTCCTGGTCGTGATCGCCGCATTGCGCGGTCGCGGCCGTCGTGGTGGCAGCGGGCACCTGGAGGTGCACAAGCTCAACGACTTCTACAAGGAGCTGCGCGAGCGCCTGCAGCACAGTGTGCTGGAGAAGGCCAAGCTGAAGGCCCTGCGCAAGTCCGAGGCGAAAAGCCTGAAGGACGCGAAAAAGAAGAAGGGCGGCGAGAAGAGCCGCGTCTACGTGCTCGACTTCGATGGCGACATCAAGGCCTCGGCCACCGAGCACCTGCGTCATGAAGTCACCGCGCTCCTGACCCTGGCCACCTCGCGCGACGAAGTGGTACTGCGCCTGGAGAGCGGCGGCGGCATGGTCCATGGCTATGGCCTGGCCGCATCCCAGCTGGCGCGCATCCGCCAGGCCGGCGTGCCGCTGACCGTCTGCGTCGACAAGGTCGCGGCGAGCGGCGGCTACATGATGGCCTGCATCGGCGAGCGCATCCTGTCTGCGCCGTTCGCCATTCTTGGCTCCATTGGCGTGGTGGCGCAGCTGCCCAACGTCAATCGTCTGCTGAAGAAGCACGACATCGACTTCGAGGTGCTCACCGCTGGCGAGTACAAGCGCACCCTGACCGTGTTCGGCGAGAACACCGACAAGGGTCGCGAGAAGTTCCAGGAAGACCTGGAAACCACCCATGAACTGTTCAAGCGCTTCGTCGTTCATTATCGCCCGCAACTGGCCATCGACGAGATCGCCACCGGCGAGGTCTGGCTGGGCCAGGCGGCGCTGGGCAAGAAACTGGTCGACGAGCTCAAGACCAGTGACGAATACCTGGCCGAACGCGCCCGCGAGGCGGATGTCTACCAGCTCAGTTATGTGCAGAAGAAGTCCATCCAGGAGCGCTTCGGCGTGGGCGTCAGCGGCGTGATCGATCGCGTGCTGGTGACCTGGTGGGACCGCCTGGGCCGCAGCCGTTTCTGGCAGTGA
- a CDS encoding YhdH/YhfP family quinone oxidoreductase — protein sequence MSAFKALWVTESAHGVHDLQVAERQVADLPAGEVLVRVKYSSLNYKDALSASGNRGVTRKYPHTPGIDAAGVVEESSVGEFAAGDEVIVTGYDLGMNTPGGFGQYIRVPAAWLIKRPQGLSLRESMILGTAGLTAALCVDKLERAGVTPSAGPILVTGATGGVGSIAVMLLAQLGYTVAAATGKLEQAELLNRLGARQILDRATVSDGVDKPLLREQWAGAVDTVGGDILFNVVKSLQYGGSVACCGLTAGAAFKATVLPFILRGVNLLGVDSVELPLVVKASMWDKLSLQWKLDNLEAAVREVKLDELPAAIHQILAGKLVGRVLVNLD from the coding sequence ATGAGTGCATTCAAGGCGTTGTGGGTCACGGAAAGCGCGCACGGCGTGCATGACCTGCAGGTGGCCGAGCGGCAGGTTGCCGATCTGCCGGCGGGCGAAGTGCTGGTGCGGGTGAAGTATTCCTCGCTGAACTACAAGGATGCGCTGTCCGCCAGCGGCAACCGTGGCGTCACCCGCAAGTACCCGCATACGCCCGGCATCGACGCCGCCGGCGTGGTGGAAGAGTCCTCGGTGGGCGAATTCGCCGCTGGCGACGAAGTTATCGTTACCGGCTATGACCTGGGAATGAACACGCCGGGCGGTTTCGGCCAGTACATCCGCGTGCCCGCGGCTTGGCTGATCAAGCGCCCGCAGGGCCTGTCGCTGCGCGAATCGATGATCCTCGGCACCGCCGGCCTGACCGCTGCGCTGTGCGTCGACAAGCTGGAGCGCGCCGGCGTCACGCCGTCCGCCGGCCCGATCCTGGTCACCGGTGCCACCGGCGGCGTGGGCAGCATCGCGGTGATGCTGCTGGCGCAACTGGGCTACACCGTGGCTGCCGCCACCGGCAAGCTGGAGCAGGCCGAACTGCTGAATCGTCTGGGCGCGCGGCAGATCCTCGACCGCGCCACCGTTTCCGACGGCGTCGACAAGCCGTTGCTGCGCGAGCAGTGGGCCGGTGCGGTGGATACCGTGGGCGGCGACATTCTGTTCAACGTGGTCAAGTCGCTGCAGTACGGCGGCAGCGTCGCCTGCTGCGGCCTGACCGCCGGCGCCGCCTTCAAGGCCACCGTGCTGCCGTTCATCCTGCGCGGCGTGAACCTGCTGGGCGTGGACTCGGTGGAGCTGCCGCTGGTGGTCAAGGCTTCCATGTGGGACAAGCTGTCCCTGCAATGGAAGCTCGACAACCTCGAAGCGGCCGTCCGCGAGGTCAAACTCGACGAACTGCCGGCCGCCATTCATCAGATCCTCGCCGGAAAGCTGGTCGGCCGGGTGCTGGTGAATCTGGACTGA
- a CDS encoding alpha/beta fold hydrolase, with protein MITPLPRPLDNGNGQSLSSHWYYPPGEARGAVLIVPAMGVEQRFYTAFANWLAERGYLTVTFDYVGMGKSRAGHLRDLDVNIVAWGNLDCSAMLDAVVEAAGDLPVYWIGHSLGGQILPFVRGTERIHHAFTIATGSGYWRENTKGLRHKAWLLWYLLAPTITPLLGYFPGKRLGVVGDLPRGVIEQWRRWCLDPEYSVGAEGGAVREAYSSVSTPITSISFTDDEMMSGRNTESLHGFYRGSPKTLKRIAPEDIGVKRIGHFGFFRSQFADSLWADYLLPDLG; from the coding sequence ATGATCACACCGCTTCCCCGCCCGCTGGACAACGGCAATGGCCAAAGCCTCTCCAGCCACTGGTACTACCCACCCGGCGAAGCCCGCGGAGCGGTGCTGATCGTTCCCGCCATGGGCGTCGAGCAGCGCTTCTACACGGCCTTCGCCAACTGGCTGGCCGAGCGTGGCTACCTCACAGTCACCTTCGACTATGTCGGCATGGGCAAATCCCGCGCCGGGCACCTGCGTGACCTGGACGTCAACATCGTCGCCTGGGGCAACCTGGATTGCAGTGCCATGCTCGACGCCGTGGTCGAGGCCGCAGGCGACCTGCCGGTGTACTGGATCGGCCACAGCCTCGGCGGGCAGATCCTGCCCTTCGTGCGTGGCACCGAGCGCATCCACCACGCCTTCACCATCGCCACCGGAAGCGGTTACTGGCGCGAAAACACCAAAGGCCTGCGGCACAAGGCCTGGCTGCTCTGGTACCTGCTGGCACCGACGATCACGCCGCTGCTGGGCTACTTCCCCGGCAAGCGCCTGGGTGTGGTCGGCGACCTGCCGCGCGGGGTGATCGAGCAATGGCGGCGCTGGTGCCTGGACCCGGAGTATTCGGTGGGCGCGGAAGGCGGTGCGGTGCGCGAGGCGTATTCCTCGGTAAGCACACCGATCACCTCCATCTCCTTCACCGACGACGAGATGATGTCCGGGCGCAATACCGAGTCGCTGCACGGTTTCTACCGTGGCTCGCCGAAGACTCTGAAGAGAATCGCGCCGGAGGATATCGGCGTGAAGCGCATCGGCCATTTCGGCTTCTTCCGAAGTCAGTTCGCCGATTCGCTGTGGGCGGATTACCTGCTGCCGGACCTGGGCTGA
- a CDS encoding hotdog fold domain-containing protein — translation MSQMMQMYQQAGPAQFSAMIGQVAPYFASIAPQFVELRPGYAEVTFPKRREVLNHIGTVHAIALCNAAELAAGTMTDVSIPKGRRWIPRGMTVEYLAKADGDVRAVADGRAVDWNQEGDIIVPVLAYVGDKKVFRADITMYISQA, via the coding sequence ATGAGTCAGATGATGCAAATGTACCAGCAGGCCGGCCCCGCGCAGTTCAGCGCCATGATCGGCCAGGTCGCCCCCTACTTCGCCAGCATCGCCCCGCAGTTCGTCGAGCTGCGCCCAGGCTACGCGGAAGTGACCTTCCCCAAGCGCCGCGAGGTGCTCAACCACATCGGCACCGTGCACGCCATCGCCCTGTGCAACGCCGCCGAACTGGCCGCCGGCACCATGACCGACGTGTCGATCCCCAAGGGCCGTCGCTGGATCCCCCGCGGCATGACCGTGGAATACCTGGCCAAGGCCGACGGTGACGTACGCGCCGTGGCCGATGGCCGCGCGGTGGACTGGAACCAGGAAGGCGACATCATCGTCCCGGTGCTCGCCTACGTCGGTGACAAGAAGGTCTTCCGCGCCGACATCACCATGTACATCAGCCAGGCCTGA
- a CDS encoding TetR/AcrR family transcriptional regulator, translating to MARPSRKDDILQAALACFSESGVDATTIEMIRDRSGASIGSLYHHYGNKERIIGALYLTGVGQYAALLDAGIEEGMSAEACVKLFVTCYVDWVAANPEWARFILHSRGRVEAGEVGEALREANREQGRRIAGLLAEHRKAGAFKELAPELFNSVVIGPSQDYARNWLAGRTRVDLIDCRDQLAQIAWDSVRAS from the coding sequence ATGGCCCGACCTTCCCGCAAAGACGACATCCTCCAGGCCGCGCTGGCCTGCTTCAGCGAATCCGGCGTGGACGCCACCACCATCGAGATGATCCGCGACCGCTCCGGTGCCAGCATCGGCAGCCTGTATCACCACTACGGCAACAAGGAGCGCATCATCGGCGCGCTGTACCTCACGGGTGTCGGTCAATACGCAGCGCTGCTGGATGCCGGCATTGAGGAGGGAATGAGCGCGGAGGCCTGCGTGAAGCTGTTCGTCACCTGCTACGTCGATTGGGTAGCGGCCAACCCGGAGTGGGCGCGTTTCATCCTGCACAGCCGAGGCCGCGTCGAAGCGGGGGAAGTGGGCGAGGCGTTGCGCGAGGCCAACCGCGAACAGGGCCGCCGCATTGCCGGGCTGCTCGCCGAGCATCGCAAGGCCGGCGCCTTCAAGGAGCTTGCGCCGGAGCTGTTCAATTCGGTGGTGATCGGGCCGAGCCAGGACTACGCGCGCAACTGGCTGGCCGGTCGCACGCGGGTGGACCTGATCGATTGCCGGGATCAGCTGGCGCAGATCGCCTGGGACAGCGTGCGGGCCTCATAG
- a CDS encoding DUF934 domain-containing protein → MQRIIKNREVVDDRWHLLPKDATLETVPNCDDVIIPLNLWLEHGPALRGRDGGLGVWLDADEEPEAIADDLGNFQVIAVNFPAFTDGRGFSTARLLRERFGYKGEVRAIGDVLRDQLFFMQSCGFDAYAIRADRDPQAALAGLDDFSEVYQTSVTQPQPLFRRRQLA, encoded by the coding sequence ATGCAGCGAATCATTAAGAACCGCGAGGTCGTCGACGACCGCTGGCACCTGCTGCCCAAGGACGCGACCCTGGAAACCGTGCCCAACTGCGACGACGTGATCATCCCGCTGAACCTGTGGCTGGAACACGGCCCGGCCCTGCGCGGCCGCGACGGCGGCCTGGGCGTGTGGCTGGATGCGGACGAAGAGCCCGAAGCCATCGCCGACGACCTGGGTAACTTCCAGGTGATCGCCGTGAACTTCCCCGCCTTCACCGACGGTCGCGGCTTCAGTACCGCGCGCCTGCTGCGCGAGCGCTTCGGCTACAAGGGCGAAGTGCGCGCCATCGGCGATGTCCTGCGCGACCAGCTGTTCTTCATGCAGAGCTGTGGCTTCGACGCCTACGCCATCCGCGCCGACCGCGACCCGCAAGCGGCGCTGGCTGGCCTGGACGACTTCAGCGAGGTCTACCAGACCTCGGTGACCCAGCCGCAACCGCTGTTCCGTCGCCGCCAATTGGCCTGA
- a CDS encoding nitrite/sulfite reductase produces the protein MYVYDEYDQRIVEDRVKQFRDQTHRYLAGELTGEEFRPLRLQNGLYIQRYAPMLRVAVPYGLLSSTQVRKLAQIARDYDKGYAHISTRQNVQYNWPELEDVPEILAELATVQMHAIQTSGNCIRNTTTDQFAGVARDELVDPRPWCEIIRQWSTFHPEFAHLPRKFKIAVNGAVSDRAAIEVHDIGLEAVQNDAGELGFRVSVGGGLGRTPIVGSFINEFLPWKHLLSYLDAILRVYNRYGRRDNKYKARIKILVKALTPEVFAQRVDAEWANLKDGPSTLTDAELQRVAAHFVDPAYQALEDQDAALAQLDAEHPGFARWRSRNTFAHKKPGYVAVTLSLKPTGVAPGDVTDKQLDVIADLADRFSFGEVRNSHNQNIILADVEQAQLFTLWGELRESGFATPNVGLLTDLICCPGGDFCSLANAKSIPVAEAIQRRFDDLDYLFDIGDIDLNISGCMNACGHHHVGHIGILGVDKKGEEFYQVSLGGSASRDASLAQILGPSFAQEQMADVIEKIIKVYVEQRTDEERFLDTYRRIGIDLFKERVYAANH, from the coding sequence ATGTACGTATATGACGAATACGATCAGAGGATCGTAGAAGATCGCGTCAAGCAGTTCCGCGATCAGACCCACCGTTACCTGGCGGGTGAGCTGACCGGCGAGGAATTCCGCCCGCTGCGTCTGCAGAATGGCCTGTACATCCAGCGCTATGCGCCCATGCTGCGTGTGGCCGTGCCCTACGGCCTGCTGTCCTCGACGCAGGTCCGCAAGCTGGCGCAGATCGCCCGTGACTACGACAAGGGCTACGCGCACATCAGCACCCGCCAGAACGTCCAGTACAACTGGCCGGAACTGGAAGACGTGCCGGAAATCCTCGCCGAGCTGGCCACCGTGCAGATGCACGCGATCCAGACCAGCGGCAACTGCATCCGCAACACCACCACCGACCAGTTCGCCGGCGTCGCCCGTGACGAACTCGTCGATCCGCGCCCCTGGTGCGAGATCATCCGCCAGTGGTCGACCTTCCACCCCGAGTTCGCCCACCTGCCGCGCAAGTTCAAGATCGCCGTCAACGGCGCCGTGAGCGACCGCGCCGCCATCGAGGTGCACGACATCGGCCTGGAAGCGGTGCAGAACGACGCCGGTGAACTGGGCTTCCGCGTTTCCGTCGGCGGCGGCCTGGGCCGTACCCCGATCGTCGGCAGCTTCATCAATGAATTCCTGCCCTGGAAGCACCTGCTGTCCTACCTGGACGCCATCCTGCGCGTGTACAACCGCTATGGCCGGCGGGACAACAAGTACAAGGCGCGCATCAAGATCCTGGTCAAGGCACTGACGCCGGAAGTCTTCGCCCAGCGGGTCGACGCCGAATGGGCGAACCTGAAGGACGGCCCGAGCACCCTGACCGACGCCGAACTGCAGCGCGTGGCCGCCCACTTCGTCGACCCGGCCTACCAGGCCCTGGAAGACCAGGACGCCGCCCTCGCCCAGCTAGACGCCGAACACCCCGGCTTCGCCCGCTGGCGCAGCCGCAATACCTTCGCCCACAAGAAGCCCGGCTATGTCGCCGTGACCCTGTCGCTCAAGCCCACCGGCGTGGCGCCGGGCGACGTCACCGACAAGCAGCTGGACGTGATCGCCGACCTCGCCGATCGCTTCAGCTTCGGCGAAGTGCGCAACAGCCATAACCAGAACATCATCCTCGCCGACGTCGAGCAGGCGCAGCTGTTCACCCTCTGGGGCGAATTGCGCGAGAGCGGTTTCGCCACCCCGAACGTGGGCCTGCTGACCGACCTCATCTGCTGCCCGGGCGGCGATTTCTGCTCCCTGGCCAACGCCAAGTCGATCCCGGTGGCCGAAGCCATCCAGCGTCGCTTCGACGATCTCGACTACCTGTTCGACATCGGCGACATCGACCTGAACATCTCCGGCTGCATGAACGCCTGCGGTCACCACCACGTCGGCCACATCGGCATCCTCGGCGTGGACAAGAAGGGCGAGGAGTTCTACCAGGTATCCCTCGGCGGTAGCGCCAGCCGCGACGCCAGCCTGGCACAGATCCTCGGCCCGTCCTTCGCCCAGGAGCAGATGGCCGACGTGATCGAGAAGATCATCAAGGTCTACGTTGAACAGCGCACCGATGAGGAACGCTTCCTCGATACCTACCGTCGCATCGGCATCGACCTCTTCAAGGAGCGCGTATATGCAGCGAATCATTAA
- a CDS encoding PaaI family thioesterase: MHVDSLQDTVAPEGVCYGCGGSNPHGLHIKSRWHEDGIHVVAEHLPEAKYCGWPELVYGGLIAMLVDCHSNWTAMAYHYRAEGREPGSLPRIDCVTGNLGIKYIKPTPMGVPLTLKAHIEGEVGRKSRIICEVYAGDVLTCVGDSIFVRVDTSHLRDAAHGRDT; this comes from the coding sequence ATGCACGTGGACTCACTGCAAGACACCGTCGCGCCGGAAGGCGTCTGCTATGGCTGCGGCGGCAGCAACCCGCACGGCCTGCACATCAAGAGCCGCTGGCACGAGGACGGCATCCACGTCGTCGCTGAGCATCTGCCCGAAGCCAAGTACTGCGGCTGGCCGGAACTGGTCTACGGCGGCCTGATCGCCATGCTGGTGGACTGCCATTCCAACTGGACCGCCATGGCCTACCACTACCGCGCCGAAGGCCGCGAGCCGGGCAGCCTGCCGCGCATCGACTGCGTCACCGGCAACCTAGGCATCAAGTACATCAAGCCGACGCCCATGGGCGTGCCGTTGACCCTCAAGGCCCACATCGAGGGCGAGGTCGGGCGCAAGAGCCGGATCATCTGCGAGGTCTACGCCGGTGATGTGCTGACTTGCGTCGGCGATTCGATCTTCGTTCGCGTCGATACCTCGCACCTGCGCGACGCCGCCCACGGCCGCGACACCTGA
- a CDS encoding DUF2970 domain-containing protein: MDEQQNKPPSFWQMLHSVLAAAFGVQSGRNRARDFTHGKPSHFIAMGILFTLVFVLLLYGLVQLVLHFAGM, translated from the coding sequence ATGGATGAGCAACAGAACAAGCCACCGAGTTTCTGGCAGATGCTGCACAGCGTGCTGGCGGCGGCCTTCGGCGTGCAGAGCGGGCGCAACCGCGCGCGCGACTTCACCCACGGCAAGCCCAGTCACTTCATCGCCATGGGCATTCTCTTCACACTGGTCTTCGTGTTGCTGCTCTACGGGCTGGTGCAGCTGGTGCTGCATTTCGCCGGTATGTAG
- a CDS encoding MATE family efflux transporter: MLERQRFQNILSLGLPIIGGMLSQSLLNLVDAAMVGHLGEKSLAGVGIGSYANFVAISLVMGLGAGVQALVARRRGEGRQQDMAGPLNCGLLVALGLSLPITLICLLFAEPIIRALSHDPDVLAVGVPYFEWRALSVLAVGLNFSFRGYWNGTRRSGMYMRTLVVMHLANAAISYSLIHGLFGLPQMGAVGSGLGTTLALYIGSAIYAWITWRDARVQGFRPQLPSERDIRTMLRLSLPNSLQQFFFAAGITLLFWIIAQVGTRELAVAHVLINLALFLILPGVGLGMAATTLVSQSMGERDFDSAHRWGWDVVKVAACGLALLGAPFWIFPGAILGLFVSDPALIELGRVPLMLTGMGMVIDATALVLTQALLGAGAVRTVMAVSLGNQWLFFLPLAYLVGPVLGGGLLAIWSMQILQRGLSSAIFAVMWQKRQWTQIEL; the protein is encoded by the coding sequence ATGCTAGAGCGCCAGCGGTTCCAGAACATCCTCAGCCTGGGCCTGCCGATCATCGGCGGGATGCTCAGCCAGAGCCTGCTCAACCTGGTGGACGCAGCCATGGTCGGCCACCTCGGGGAGAAGTCCCTGGCCGGAGTGGGCATCGGCAGCTACGCGAACTTCGTCGCCATTTCCCTGGTGATGGGCCTGGGGGCGGGCGTACAAGCACTGGTGGCACGACGCCGCGGCGAGGGCCGGCAGCAGGACATGGCGGGGCCGCTCAACTGCGGCCTGCTGGTGGCATTGGGCCTGTCGCTGCCGATCACGCTGATCTGCCTGCTGTTTGCCGAGCCCATCATCCGCGCGCTGTCCCACGATCCCGACGTCCTCGCGGTTGGCGTCCCCTATTTCGAGTGGCGCGCGCTCTCGGTGCTGGCGGTGGGTCTGAATTTCTCCTTCCGCGGCTACTGGAACGGCACCCGACGCTCGGGCATGTACATGCGCACCCTGGTGGTCATGCACCTGGCCAACGCGGCGATCAGCTACAGCCTGATCCATGGGCTGTTCGGTCTGCCGCAGATGGGCGCGGTGGGCAGCGGGCTCGGCACCACGCTGGCGCTGTACATCGGCTCGGCGATCTACGCCTGGATCACCTGGCGCGATGCCCGCGTCCAGGGCTTCCGCCCCCAACTGCCGAGCGAGCGCGACATCCGCACCATGCTGCGCCTGTCACTGCCCAACTCGCTGCAACAGTTCTTCTTCGCCGCCGGCATCACCCTGCTGTTCTGGATCATCGCCCAGGTCGGCACCCGCGAGCTGGCGGTGGCCCACGTGCTGATCAACCTGGCGCTGTTCCTGATCCTCCCCGGCGTCGGCCTGGGCATGGCGGCCACCACGCTGGTCAGCCAGAGCATGGGCGAGCGCGACTTCGACAGCGCACACCGCTGGGGCTGGGACGTGGTGAAAGTAGCCGCGTGTGGGCTGGCGCTGCTGGGTGCGCCGTTCTGGATATTCCCCGGGGCCATCCTGGGCCTGTTCGTCAGCGACCCCGCACTGATCGAGCTGGGCCGCGTGCCGCTGATGCTCACCGGCATGGGCATGGTGATCGACGCCACGGCGCTGGTGCTGACCCAGGCGCTGCTTGGCGCGGGCGCGGTACGCACGGTGATGGCGGTCAGCCTGGGCAACCAGTGGTTGTTCTTCCTGCCGCTGGCCTACCTGGTCGGCCCGGTGCTGGGCGGTGGACTGCTGGCGATCTGGAGCATGCAGATCCTGCAGCGCGGGCTGTCCTCGGCGATCTTCGCGGTGATGTGGCAGAAGCGCCAGTGGACGCAAATCGAGCTTTAG